The following are encoded together in the Flavobacterium sp. TR2 genome:
- a CDS encoding BON domain-containing protein produces MKTNEELQRDVQNAIKWEPQLHAAEIGVTAKDGIVTLMGTVDAYFKKIEAENAAKNVDGVKAIVEEINVRYSNSQKSDTDIANDVIKALIDCWSVPNEKLKVKVEDGWITLEGHLTWNYQKEAAEKAIAYLPGVKGINNQIKIKSEIQDQIEKKDVERALKSNWTLHSQEILVRVDGTKVILTGAVSSLYQKDLAEKTAWKTPGVWSVDNQLVVEQKYATVI; encoded by the coding sequence ATGAAAACAAATGAAGAATTGCAGAGAGATGTGCAGAATGCCATCAAATGGGAACCGCAGCTTCATGCTGCGGAAATTGGGGTAACAGCAAAAGATGGCATTGTAACGCTTATGGGAACGGTTGATGCTTATTTCAAGAAAATCGAAGCGGAAAATGCCGCTAAAAATGTAGATGGCGTGAAAGCAATTGTTGAAGAAATTAATGTAAGATATTCCAACAGCCAGAAATCGGACACCGATATCGCTAATGATGTGATTAAAGCCTTAATCGACTGCTGGTCAGTTCCAAACGAAAAATTAAAGGTAAAAGTAGAAGACGGATGGATTACTCTTGAAGGACATCTCACTTGGAACTATCAAAAAGAAGCAGCCGAAAAAGCAATTGCCTATCTGCCGGGAGTCAAAGGAATTAATAATCAGATCAAAATCAAATCTGAAATACAGGATCAAATTGAGAAAAAAGATGTTGAAAGGGCTTTAAAAAGCAACTGGACACTTCATTCCCAAGAAATCCTGGTTCGTGTAGATGGCACAAAAGTTATTTTAACAGGTGCCGTTTCGTCATTGTATCAGAAAGACCTCGCCGAAAAGACTGCTTGGAAAACACCTGGTGTCTGGTCAGTTGACAACCAGCTAGTTGTGGAGCAAAAATATGCAACTGTTATCTAG
- a CDS encoding OsmC family protein — protein sequence METSEEYQVDLYWKEDQNAEVSSMLFSDKIETAERWCLSHSKNGKWTAEHLFIASILSSYMTAYLRTAKNKGIDYKGFKSTGRASFTISDEVSEITDVLIRPTVEIIKSSQINKALKIFSLCREHSLVLKALKIRIHIFPSVVLG from the coding sequence ATGGAAACTTCAGAGGAATATCAAGTAGATCTTTACTGGAAAGAGGATCAAAATGCAGAGGTGAGTTCAATGCTTTTCAGCGATAAAATTGAGACAGCAGAACGATGGTGCCTCAGTCATTCTAAAAATGGCAAATGGACGGCAGAGCATCTTTTCATTGCTTCTATTTTAAGTTCATACATGACAGCATATTTAAGAACTGCTAAAAATAAAGGGATTGATTATAAAGGTTTCAAAAGCACCGGCCGAGCATCTTTTACGATTTCAGACGAGGTTTCCGAAATAACAGATGTCCTGATAAGGCCGACGGTCGAAATCATTAAAAGCAGCCAAATCAATAAAGCATTAAAAATTTTCTCATTGTGCAGAGAGCACAGTCTGGTGCTGAAAGCTTTAAAGATCAGGATACATATATTCCCTTCTGTTGTTTTGGGATAG
- a CDS encoding cation-translocating P-type ATPase, which yields MDLKEKELTGLSLEEVAESRKRHGLNKLDYKKQNKVYLFLKSIFSEPMIILLLVASGIYYTNQQYSDAIFLSVSILLIAGISIYQDKRSRNALRKLQEFTQPSYKVVRQGEQQRIPVQDIVLGDLIIIEEGSLVPADGTIMRSNDFSVDESILTGESLAVFKNSQTDDNKVFSGTIVVSGLAFVKVTNIGLQTRLGRIGSSIETIKEEKTPLEAQIGSFVKKMVLVGAIVFILVWILNYSKIGSLEKSLLMSLTLAMSILPEEIPVAFTAFMALGAQRMMKKGIVVKQMKTVETLGSATVICTDKTGTITQNKMELAKLYLPSGAEITAEAFSETEASRSLIRNAMWASEPIAFDPMEAALHNAYKKSTDQDWRADFKMVHEYPLSGTPPMMTHVFENNSGTRIIAAKGAPEGILGVCSLSSQEYKRIVAALDKLTLKGYRVLGVAKGDLQGSDYPANQQEISFAFKGLIAFYDPPKDNIREVLKSFYDAGISVKIITGDNAGTTASIAKQIEFRGYEKSITGKELMEMSDSELQSNVMDINVFSRMFPDAKLRIVNALKANGQIVAMTGDGVNDGPSLKAAHIGIAMGKKGTAIAKEAASLILAEDDLSKMTEAVAMGRKIYVNLKKAIRYIISIHIPIIMIVFVPLALGWIYPNILNPIHVILLELVMGPTCSILYENEPAEDNIMLEKPRSPRTTFFKGKEIIGSLIQGMMITVGVLLIYQLSVKMSLGEKCTRSMVFLVLITANILLTLVNRSFQHSLFTTLKYKNPLVPVISGITILLVVLLFTIPFLRSLFDFEVISFFHAGLCFAVGALSVLWFEGVKYFKNRFS from the coding sequence ATGGATTTGAAAGAGAAGGAATTGACAGGGTTAAGTCTTGAAGAAGTTGCTGAGAGCAGAAAAAGGCATGGTCTGAACAAACTTGATTATAAGAAACAGAACAAAGTTTATTTGTTTTTAAAAAGTATTTTTTCAGAACCGATGATTATTTTACTGCTTGTGGCCTCTGGAATCTATTACACCAATCAGCAGTATAGTGATGCCATCTTCCTTTCGGTTTCCATCTTGCTTATTGCAGGAATATCGATTTATCAGGATAAAAGAAGCCGAAATGCCTTAAGAAAACTTCAAGAATTTACACAACCGTCATATAAGGTTGTTCGTCAGGGAGAGCAGCAAAGGATACCTGTACAGGATATTGTTCTTGGGGATTTAATTATTATTGAAGAAGGAAGTTTAGTTCCGGCTGACGGTACTATAATGCGTTCAAATGATTTTTCTGTCGACGAATCTATATTAACGGGCGAATCTCTGGCTGTTTTCAAGAACTCGCAAACAGATGACAATAAAGTATTTTCAGGAACCATAGTGGTAAGCGGACTGGCATTTGTAAAAGTAACAAATATTGGTCTCCAGACCAGATTAGGCCGAATAGGATCAAGCATTGAAACTATAAAAGAGGAAAAAACGCCTCTTGAAGCGCAGATTGGCAGTTTTGTAAAAAAGATGGTTCTTGTGGGAGCCATTGTATTTATTTTGGTATGGATACTTAATTATTCAAAAATAGGCAGTCTAGAAAAAAGCTTATTGATGTCGCTTACTTTGGCGATGAGCATACTACCTGAGGAAATTCCGGTAGCTTTTACAGCTTTTATGGCGTTGGGAGCACAAAGAATGATGAAAAAAGGCATAGTGGTTAAACAAATGAAGACCGTTGAAACCCTCGGAAGTGCGACAGTTATCTGTACAGACAAAACAGGGACAATCACCCAGAATAAAATGGAGCTTGCAAAGCTGTATCTCCCCTCTGGGGCAGAGATAACAGCGGAGGCTTTTTCAGAAACAGAAGCTTCGCGCAGCCTCATAAGAAATGCAATGTGGGCAAGCGAGCCCATTGCATTTGACCCGATGGAGGCCGCACTTCATAATGCATATAAAAAAAGCACGGATCAAGATTGGCGGGCGGATTTTAAAATGGTCCATGAATATCCTTTGTCGGGCACTCCGCCAATGATGACCCATGTTTTTGAAAATAATTCAGGCACCAGGATCATTGCGGCTAAAGGTGCGCCTGAAGGGATTTTGGGAGTCTGTAGCCTTTCATCACAGGAATACAAAAGAATTGTTGCAGCGCTTGATAAACTGACACTAAAAGGCTACAGAGTGCTTGGTGTCGCCAAGGGCGATCTGCAGGGATCTGATTATCCGGCAAATCAGCAGGAAATTTCATTTGCCTTCAAAGGCCTGATTGCTTTTTACGATCCTCCAAAAGATAATATTCGAGAAGTGCTTAAATCCTTTTATGATGCAGGCATTTCAGTCAAAATCATTACCGGGGACAATGCTGGAACGACAGCATCAATTGCGAAGCAAATCGAATTTAGGGGTTATGAAAAATCCATTACCGGTAAAGAACTTATGGAAATGAGCGATTCAGAGCTTCAAAGCAACGTTATGGATATTAATGTTTTCAGCCGGATGTTTCCAGATGCCAAATTACGTATTGTCAACGCTTTGAAAGCAAACGGACAGATTGTTGCAATGACCGGAGATGGCGTTAATGATGGACCGTCGCTCAAAGCGGCTCATATTGGGATTGCAATGGGGAAAAAAGGCACAGCCATAGCAAAAGAAGCTGCTTCCCTTATACTTGCTGAAGACGACCTTTCAAAAATGACAGAAGCTGTAGCAATGGGACGAAAAATTTATGTCAATCTAAAAAAAGCGATACGTTATATCATATCGATACATATCCCTATTATAATGATTGTTTTTGTTCCGCTTGCTCTGGGATGGATCTATCCCAATATCTTAAATCCTATACACGTCATTCTGCTTGAACTCGTAATGGGGCCCACCTGTTCCATTTTATATGAAAACGAACCTGCTGAGGATAACATTATGCTAGAAAAGCCACGCTCGCCAAGAACAACTTTTTTTAAAGGCAAAGAGATTATAGGCAGTCTTATTCAGGGAATGATGATAACTGTGGGCGTACTGTTGATCTATCAATTGTCTGTAAAAATGAGTTTAGGTGAAAAATGTACCAGAAGCATGGTTTTTCTGGTTTTAATTACAGCCAATATCCTGCTCACCCTTGTCAACAGATCTTTTCAGCATTCATTATTTACCACACTGAAGTATAAAAATCCGCTGGTGCCCGTTATAAGTGGCATAACAATATTGCTTGTCGTCCTGCTATTTACAATACCATTTTTGCGCTCTCTTTTTGATTTTGAAGTCATTTCATTTTTTCATGCTGGACTCTGCTTTGCTGTTGGAGCCTTGTCTGTTTTATGGTTTGAGGGAGTGAAGTATTTTAAAAACAGATTCAGTTAA
- a CDS encoding MBL fold metallo-hydrolase — protein sequence MKIKFIGGAGTVTGSKTLIESNGTRILVDCGLFQGLKALRKLNWEPLPVPASTIDIVLLTHGHLDHCGWLPRLVDQGFKGKIYCTAPTKAVTELVLLDSAKIQQEEAERANREHYSKHNPAEPLYTLQQAASVFPLFKVVHPNKSIVITNEIDAVFSNAGHIIGACSISVKLEGKTLVFSGDIGRDDDVLMYAPQKPVQGDYLLLESTYGNRIHPAIDPKTELEKYINETIKDNGTVIIPGFAVERAQSIMYLLWELKKEGRIPNVPYILDTPMGASVLNIFLENLKWHKLSADDCHQMCGMFRIISEFEQTMRIIEDPSPKVVLAASGMATGGRVLSYFEHYLGIGKNTVIIVGYQAEGTRGRKLLDGADEIKIYGNYYSVKAKIVQIEGLSAHADQKGLVNWLSDLRSPPKCIYLVHGENQPADELRIKIKEQYGYKCRVALMGTEVEI from the coding sequence ATGAAAATAAAATTTATAGGAGGTGCAGGAACCGTGACAGGTTCAAAAACCCTCATAGAAAGTAATGGTACACGAATTTTGGTTGACTGCGGTCTTTTTCAGGGCCTCAAAGCGCTTCGTAAACTCAATTGGGAGCCTCTGCCCGTTCCTGCTTCTACTATCGACATCGTGTTGCTCACCCATGGCCATCTGGATCATTGCGGCTGGCTACCGAGGCTTGTTGATCAAGGATTTAAAGGAAAAATCTATTGCACCGCTCCCACTAAGGCAGTTACAGAGCTTGTACTTCTGGACAGCGCCAAAATACAGCAGGAAGAAGCTGAAAGGGCCAACAGGGAGCATTATTCAAAACATAATCCCGCAGAACCGCTCTACACCTTGCAGCAGGCAGCGTCAGTTTTTCCGCTCTTTAAAGTCGTCCATCCCAATAAATCCATAGTTATAACCAATGAAATAGATGCTGTTTTTTCCAATGCCGGACATATAATAGGCGCCTGCAGCATAAGCGTAAAATTGGAAGGCAAGACATTGGTCTTCTCCGGCGATATTGGCCGCGATGATGATGTTTTGATGTATGCCCCGCAAAAGCCCGTTCAAGGTGATTATCTCCTTTTGGAAAGTACCTATGGCAATCGTATTCATCCAGCTATCGACCCAAAGACAGAACTGGAAAAATACATCAATGAGACCATAAAAGACAACGGAACCGTCATCATCCCTGGATTTGCAGTAGAAAGAGCCCAGTCTATTATGTATCTGCTATGGGAACTTAAAAAAGAAGGGCGTATTCCAAATGTACCCTATATACTTGATACTCCCATGGGCGCAAGTGTATTGAATATTTTTTTAGAAAACCTGAAATGGCACAAGCTGTCTGCTGACGACTGCCATCAGATGTGCGGTATGTTCAGGATAATTTCTGAATTTGAACAGACCATGCGTATTATTGAAGATCCATCGCCAAAAGTTGTCTTAGCGGCAAGCGGTATGGCTACAGGCGGGCGTGTATTGTCCTACTTTGAACATTATCTAGGCATCGGGAAAAACACTGTTATAATTGTTGGTTATCAGGCCGAAGGCACTCGTGGAAGAAAGCTTCTCGATGGAGCTGATGAAATCAAAATATATGGAAATTATTATTCAGTCAAAGCCAAAATCGTACAGATAGAAGGCTTATCGGCTCATGCAGACCAAAAAGGTCTTGTAAACTGGCTGTCAGATCTAAGAAGTCCTCCCAAGTGCATTTATTTGGTTCATGGCGAAAACCAGCCTGCAGATGAACTGCGCATTAAAATTAAAGAACAATATGGATATAAATGCAGGGTTGCTTTAATGGGGACTGAAGTAGAAATTTAA
- a CDS encoding ATP cone domain-containing protein, with translation MKVIKHSGHVVPFDKQKLKRSLQKSGASPELIEQTLQSIENQLYEGVSTNEIYKLAFAILKKASSGHAARYNLRHALQLLGPDGFFFEKFISRLYQAEGYDAKTNLTLQGKCVSHEVDIALKKNNTVWMAECKFHSSRESASDVKVPMYILSRFNDLKALQHTIFSGRETFTSCLLVTNNRFTKDAETFALCSGICLLSWDFPKDNGIKNKIDKGMLYPITCLTTLSLVEKEKLLILNQLLVKDVLNDSKSLSKIGLSENRIRNVLKEASQICKFI, from the coding sequence ATGAAAGTTATAAAACACTCAGGACATGTTGTTCCATTCGACAAACAAAAATTAAAGCGTTCGCTTCAAAAATCCGGCGCCAGCCCAGAACTTATAGAACAGACTTTACAGAGTATCGAAAATCAGCTGTATGAGGGCGTCAGTACAAATGAAATATACAAACTGGCTTTTGCAATCTTAAAAAAAGCCTCAAGCGGCCATGCGGCACGCTACAACCTTCGTCATGCCCTCCAGCTTCTTGGCCCCGATGGCTTTTTCTTTGAAAAATTCATTTCCAGATTATATCAGGCAGAAGGCTATGACGCCAAAACAAACCTGACCCTTCAGGGCAAATGCGTATCGCATGAGGTGGACATTGCACTTAAAAAAAACAATACGGTCTGGATGGCTGAATGCAAATTCCACAGCAGCAGGGAGAGTGCCTCCGATGTGAAGGTTCCCATGTATATTCTCTCACGTTTCAATGATCTTAAAGCACTTCAGCATACTATCTTCTCGGGCAGGGAAACTTTTACCTCCTGCCTGTTGGTAACCAATAACCGTTTTACAAAAGATGCCGAAACTTTTGCACTATGCTCGGGCATCTGTCTTTTGAGCTGGGACTTTCCCAAAGACAACGGAATTAAAAACAAAATTGACAAAGGAATGCTTTATCCGATAACCTGCCTGACAACCCTTTCACTGGTTGAAAAAGAAAAACTGCTGATTCTGAACCAGCTGTTGGTCAAGGATGTTTTAAATGATTCAAAGAGTCTTTCAAAAATCGGACTGAGCGAAAACCGAATTAGAAATGTATTAAAAGAGGCTTCACAAATTTGTAAATTTATATAA
- a CDS encoding Hsp20/alpha crystallin family protein, producing the protein MTTLVPTKKKNSNGLGIFEDFFTDRFLDIPSFFAFANQNGSSIPQANIIENNADFEIEIAAPGLASKDFKAEIKNGVLNISAQKEEESEQEDKNFRKKEFSFTSFSRSFVLPENIAEDKIDAKYNNGVLKLTLPKKKSSPEKPVQQIAIN; encoded by the coding sequence ATGACAACACTTGTTCCAACAAAGAAGAAAAACAGCAATGGTCTGGGCATTTTTGAAGATTTTTTTACCGATCGTTTTCTTGATATTCCATCTTTTTTTGCCTTTGCAAATCAAAATGGGTCATCGATCCCTCAGGCAAACATCATCGAGAACAATGCTGATTTTGAAATTGAGATTGCTGCGCCGGGTCTTGCAAGCAAAGACTTTAAGGCCGAAATAAAAAATGGCGTTTTGAACATCAGTGCCCAGAAAGAAGAGGAATCTGAACAGGAAGATAAAAATTTCAGAAAAAAAGAATTTTCCTTTACCTCTTTCAGCCGCTCTTTTGTACTGCCTGAAAATATAGCAGAAGATAAAATCGATGCTAAATATAATAACGGGGTCCTAAAACTGACCCTTCCTAAAAAGAAAAGCAGTCCCGAAAAACCGGTGCAGCAAATTGCAATTAACTGA
- a CDS encoding response regulator, with the protein MNKVLIIEDNDNIRENVVEILELSGYEVFSAENGKKGVELALKTIPDIVLCDIMMPELDGYGVVHILHKNPQTLAIPIIFLTAKAERADLRKGMEFGVDDYLTKPFDDLELLKAIEARLKKKEAYQLFFGQTPENLDAIISKEDGLSKLKEIMLERSSRKYKKNQYIHYEGDRVTGIYYIISGKVKTVKLTEEGRELITGIYKENDYLDISVLFSNDTYKDTTITLEETELSFLPIEQLDKLLFLYPDVGTKFIKILSNDMKDKESRLLQIAYMSVRKRIAQAIVQLLQQHGNDGSTIKFSRDDLAAFSGTSPETVSRTLSDFKEEGLIEKTSGTIRILNLEKLSKIKN; encoded by the coding sequence ATGAATAAAGTGCTTATTATTGAAGACAATGACAATATTAGAGAAAATGTTGTCGAAATACTGGAACTTTCAGGATATGAGGTTTTTTCAGCTGAAAATGGAAAAAAAGGAGTTGAATTGGCCCTCAAAACCATTCCTGATATAGTCTTATGTGATATCATGATGCCAGAACTAGATGGTTACGGCGTAGTGCACATTCTGCATAAAAATCCACAGACATTAGCAATTCCTATCATCTTTTTAACCGCTAAAGCAGAAAGGGCCGACCTTCGAAAAGGTATGGAATTTGGCGTTGACGACTACCTTACCAAACCCTTCGACGATCTGGAACTTCTCAAAGCAATAGAAGCCCGGCTCAAAAAGAAAGAGGCATACCAGCTATTTTTCGGACAGACCCCTGAGAACCTCGATGCAATAATTTCAAAAGAAGACGGACTCTCTAAACTTAAGGAAATTATGCTTGAAAGGAGTTCCAGAAAGTATAAAAAAAACCAGTATATACATTATGAAGGTGATCGTGTTACAGGCATATATTACATCATAAGCGGAAAAGTTAAAACGGTGAAGCTTACAGAAGAAGGACGTGAGCTTATTACTGGCATTTATAAAGAAAATGATTATCTGGACATCAGTGTATTATTTTCAAATGATACGTATAAGGACACTACAATCACCCTGGAGGAAACAGAACTCAGCTTTCTTCCTATTGAACAGCTCGACAAGCTGCTGTTTCTCTATCCGGATGTAGGCACTAAATTTATCAAGATCCTTTCCAATGATATGAAGGACAAGGAATCCCGCCTGCTGCAGATTGCCTATATGTCGGTCAGAAAAAGAATTGCGCAAGCGATAGTCCAATTATTGCAGCAGCACGGTAATGATGGCTCTACAATCAAATTCAGCCGAGATGATCTGGCCGCTTTCTCAGGGACCTCTCCTGAAACGGTAAGCCGAACTTTAAGTGATTTTAAGGAAGAGGGATTAATTGAAAAAACTTCAGGCACAATCCGTATTCTTAATCTGGAAAAACTCAGCAAAATCAAAAACTGA
- a CDS encoding PAS domain-containing sensor histidine kinase, whose amino-acid sequence MKNQALLNAIIENAIDGIITINDNGIVESINPSACRLFLYEPEDVIGKNISILMPSPDREKHDSYLESYKSSGVPHIIGHGRDVLGRKKDGNIFPFRLGVSEVKFEDTRIFAGFIHDLSHQKEAENRLMQYTQHLEELVKDRTITLNETIEALTNAKEEVSTTLEKEKELHQIKSRLLSMASHEFRTPLSTIQLSSSLMQRYAEGLDSPKIDAHLLKIKSAVANLTVILDDFLLLEKAEANKITLQISCFDIQVFIKELLGELKLLTKKKQKILSRPNNEITLVKLDKNLLKNCIINLVSNAIKYSGEETEIEIWTTIDKNKITINVKDNGIGIPQEDHEHLFEAFFRAHNTGNIPGTGLGLHIVSRYVKIMNGSISFKSAIDKGTLFTIELPRL is encoded by the coding sequence ATGAAAAACCAGGCGCTTTTAAATGCTATAATTGAAAATGCAATCGACGGGATCATTACAATTAATGATAACGGTATTGTGGAGTCGATAAATCCTTCAGCATGCCGGCTTTTTTTATATGAACCTGAAGATGTTATCGGAAAAAACATCTCCATTCTAATGCCTTCACCAGACCGTGAGAAGCATGATTCTTATCTGGAAAGCTACAAGTCTTCGGGAGTACCACATATTATTGGTCATGGAAGAGATGTCCTTGGACGAAAAAAAGACGGCAATATATTTCCTTTCCGACTTGGAGTGAGTGAAGTCAAATTTGAGGACACTAGAATTTTTGCAGGTTTTATACATGATCTAAGCCATCAGAAAGAAGCAGAAAACCGTCTGATGCAGTACACGCAGCATCTGGAAGAGCTTGTAAAGGACCGCACCATCACATTGAACGAAACTATAGAGGCTCTAACAAATGCCAAAGAAGAAGTAAGCACTACTCTGGAGAAAGAAAAAGAACTGCATCAGATAAAAAGCAGGCTTTTATCAATGGCCTCACATGAATTTAGGACTCCATTGAGCACCATCCAGCTTTCCTCCTCATTGATGCAGCGCTATGCCGAAGGACTGGACAGCCCAAAGATTGACGCCCATCTGCTGAAAATCAAAAGTGCAGTTGCCAATCTGACTGTTATACTGGATGATTTTCTTCTTCTTGAAAAAGCAGAAGCCAATAAAATAACATTGCAGATTTCGTGTTTCGATATTCAGGTCTTTATTAAAGAATTATTGGGAGAACTCAAGCTTCTTACCAAAAAGAAACAGAAAATACTTAGCAGACCTAATAACGAAATCACGCTTGTAAAACTCGATAAGAACCTTCTTAAAAACTGCATCATCAATCTGGTCTCCAATGCTATAAAATATTCAGGCGAGGAAACAGAAATTGAAATCTGGACGACCATTGACAAAAATAAGATAACCATCAATGTTAAAGATAACGGCATCGGCATACCACAAGAAGATCATGAACATTTGTTTGAAGCCTTTTTCAGAGCCCACAACACAGGAAATATTCCCGGCACCGGTTTAGGACTGCATATAGTTTCTCGTTACGTAAAAATTATGAATGGCTCAATATCTTTTAAAAGTGCCATTGATAAAGGAACCTTGTTTACCATTGAACTGCCACGTTTATGA
- a CDS encoding PEP/pyruvate-binding domain-containing protein, which produces MEELILKFNEIGIYNINKVGRKNATLGEMYNNLASKGVRIPNGFAITAKAYKYFIEYNKLRSPLQELMSKLETAEFSNLTEIGSKARKLILEGRFPLDLETSIATAYNCLSNNKKREIVVVVRSSPSAENNFTDNFSGLHDSFLNIKGIVPLVYAVKCCFASLYTDRAIKHRQNKCFDHNKVFLSVGIQKMVRSDLGCSGTGFTLESESALPGMVHIAGTWGLGETITEGTVAPDEFIVLKNSLKNNKIAILQKKLGSKSKILVSNENASGINSTVMKITPRKCTERFVLEDQEIEYLARWAVIIEDYYQRPVDFEWAKDGLSGELYII; this is translated from the coding sequence ATGGAAGAACTGATTTTAAAATTTAACGAAATAGGCATTTATAATATAAATAAAGTTGGACGAAAAAATGCCACTTTGGGAGAGATGTACAATAACCTTGCTTCTAAAGGGGTACGGATTCCGAATGGATTTGCAATTACAGCAAAAGCATATAAGTACTTTATAGAATATAATAAGCTCCGCAGCCCGCTACAGGAACTTATGTCCAAATTGGAAACTGCTGAATTTTCCAATTTAACCGAAATAGGGTCTAAAGCACGTAAGCTGATCCTTGAGGGCAGATTTCCGCTGGATCTTGAAACAAGCATAGCAACTGCTTACAATTGCTTGTCGAATAATAAAAAAAGAGAGATTGTGGTGGTCGTAAGAAGCAGTCCTTCGGCAGAAAACAACTTTACAGACAATTTTTCCGGACTCCATGATTCCTTTCTCAACATAAAAGGCATTGTTCCATTGGTATATGCCGTAAAGTGCTGCTTTGCCTCGCTCTATACAGATAGGGCAATTAAACACAGACAGAATAAATGTTTTGATCACAACAAAGTATTTCTTTCTGTCGGAATACAGAAAATGGTGCGCTCTGATCTTGGCTGCTCTGGAACTGGTTTTACACTTGAATCCGAGTCAGCCTTACCTGGAATGGTGCACATTGCCGGAACATGGGGATTAGGTGAAACTATAACAGAAGGAACAGTTGCTCCTGATGAATTTATTGTACTTAAAAATTCTCTTAAAAACAATAAGATAGCGATACTGCAAAAAAAACTTGGCAGTAAAAGCAAAATCCTAGTATCTAATGAAAATGCTTCTGGCATCAACTCTACTGTAATGAAAATAACGCCAAGAAAATGTACCGAAAGATTTGTATTGGAAGACCAAGAAATTGAGTATCTGGCAAGATGGGCTGTCATAATCGAAGACTATTATCAAAGACCCGTTGATTTCGAGTGGGCAAAAGACGGCCTAAGCGGTGAACTCTACATTATTTAG
- the dinD gene encoding DNA damage-inducible protein D, whose protein sequence is MKTKKTPKRSMSVFDKMRRFDREGNEFWSSKELAVQLGYADFKLFLPVIKKAETACRNAGQKQEHHFKEIAVKKTQKNGAFECEDINLSRYACYLVIQNSNPALKPVAIAQTYLATQTRFAEISALQRQNSLKIVKKRRVFLRNELSKYNLQLAGAARQAGIIKPKDYALFQNHGYRGLYGGLDVKAIRELRELDPDENILDHMDSAELAVNLLRVKQTAELLNNDKANDNVDANSIHFAVGSKIRRAIEKTRETLPENLPVIEKVILPKVKGKELTSKKSTKK, encoded by the coding sequence ATGAAAACAAAAAAAACACCAAAAAGAAGTATGTCAGTTTTTGACAAAATGCGCAGATTTGATAGAGAAGGCAACGAGTTTTGGAGTTCAAAGGAACTTGCAGTCCAGTTAGGTTATGCTGATTTTAAATTATTCTTGCCTGTTATTAAAAAAGCTGAAACAGCCTGCAGGAATGCGGGACAAAAGCAGGAGCATCATTTTAAGGAAATTGCAGTTAAAAAAACACAGAAAAATGGCGCTTTTGAATGTGAGGACATAAATCTGTCTCGATACGCATGCTATCTTGTAATACAAAATTCAAATCCTGCATTAAAGCCTGTAGCGATAGCACAGACTTATCTGGCAACGCAGACCCGATTTGCCGAAATCAGTGCATTACAAAGACAAAATAGTTTAAAAATTGTAAAGAAGAGAAGGGTTTTCCTTCGAAATGAACTCTCTAAATATAACCTTCAGCTTGCAGGAGCAGCACGCCAAGCAGGCATCATAAAACCAAAAGATTATGCATTATTTCAAAATCATGGATATAGAGGGCTTTATGGAGGGCTCGATGTAAAAGCAATTCGCGAACTAAGAGAACTTGATCCTGATGAGAATATTCTGGATCATATGGACAGCGCTGAGCTGGCAGTGAATTTATTGCGAGTAAAACAAACTGCTGAATTGCTCAATAATGATAAAGCCAATGATAATGTTGATGCTAATAGCATCCATTTTGCAGTAGGATCAAAAATACGTCGAGCAATTGAAAAGACGCGAGAAACTTTGCCAGAGAATCTTCCGGTAATAGAAAAAGTTATATTGCCAAAGGTAAAAGGAAAAGAATTGACTTCTAAAAAGAGCACTAAAAAATGA